Below is a genomic region from Argiope bruennichi chromosome 3, qqArgBrue1.1, whole genome shotgun sequence.
TTTGTTAcagttttctcattttaaatttcgccttttatttatcttaaaaagatatttagaaaatagCGCTTAAAGTTAAATGTGAAATAGATGCTTAAACAATGGATTCGTCGAATGAAAGTGTGTAACTGATACATTAGTACAAATATTTTGCTGACTTGTGCTCTTATAAATTGTCCATAATAAAATCTCTGTTTCTAGGTGTACGTTATCTCTTCCGCACCAAGAGCCAATCAAATGGATGGAAATTTCCGTCAAGCTCCGCCTGATTATGAAAGTGCAGTTTACGTAAAGCGTCTGCAAATAGAAGAGCCACCTTCCTATGAGACTGCCATTGCTAACAAAAGTTTTCCTTCGTATTGTTTGactttgtaaatactttttttctacaaaattaacatgtttgataaaatatattatttatttctgtactttagaaattatttgatttgatataattTAGTGATGCCTCTATCATCTTCAGTTCATTTCTCTAGGGGAAATATATTAATTCTctttaagaacttttttaaaattttaaaatccagaaTTGTTTTCTTATATGTACAGGGGAATAATaagtttatgcaaaaaaaaaaaaaaaaatattagcatcttTGAAGTTTCATATGaatttacaatttgaatttattattcattaaatattactaattatcttTAAAGAATTAACTTCGTTTTGTTCttgaaattccataaaaaaaactttatgatcTGCAGTTTAgccaatttggaaaaaaaatcggaGGACTTAGaccaaaagtataattttttgtgCATCAATGCTATACGTTAGAAGTTAAATCCCATATAAAGGAAAAGCGGTAGTTGTATTTTTGTGGagtttatatttttgtgatatattaaagactaaatacaatctgaatgataaaatctGAAGCATATGTAATaagaagtaaaattctaaattatatctgAGAAATATCCGACCATTTGCAATCGATAGTTGAAGCtgtcttaatattaattaaaaaaaatacgcgTGTTCTGTTAT
It encodes:
- the LOC129964120 gene encoding uncharacterized protein LOC129964120, giving the protein MGSEPIHTNTVSVPVAWATFGGSTCLLFLLCYICQKKLQEQEAQSENPTQQVYVISSAPRANQMDGNFRQAPPDYESAVYVKRLQIEEPPSYETAIANKSFPSYCLTL